AAATCAAGAAGGGGGGAAATAAATAAGGGTGTCGCTATCCTTCCCCAATCCGCTTTGCTGAGATTGGGGACTGTCGCAACGAACGTTCAAATCACATTTTCTCCTTTGGGGGTATTTGTGGCAATGTTATTTATCGCCTTACCTTTTGTAGTCAGAACATTACAGCCAGTATTACAGGAGATGGGCACAGAGATTGAGGAAGCCGCTTGGTCGTTGGGCGCTACAGATTGGCAAACTTTTCGTCTTGTTGTTTTACCTCCTTTACTTCCTGCCATCTCGGCAGGTGTGGCATTGGGTTTTTCAAGGGCAATCGGTTCTTATGGAACTATCGTCATTATTGCGTCTAATATTCCGTTTCGGGATTTGATTGCCCCTGTATTGGTACTGCAAAAGCTGGAACAGTATGATTATGTGGGCGCTACGGTGATCGGCACAGTTTTATTATTTATTTCGTTGGTTTTTTTGCTAGTGATTAATCTACTACAGGAATGGGGTAAAAGTTATGCAGACAATTAAGAATTTAAATACAGGTAAAAATTGGGTAATTTTGATTGTTTTTATTTATTTGGGTTTAATTTTATTAATTCCAGCTATCTCGGTATTTTATGAGGCTTTTAAACAGGGCGTACCAACTTTTTTTGAAGCAATACAACAACGAGAATTTATTCAGGCGATATGGTTAACAGTTATTTTGTCGGTGTTTAGTGTTCCTTTAAATACGGTGTTTGGTTTATGTGCGGCTTGGGTAATTGCGAGGAATCGTTTTCGTGGTAAGGCTCTTTTGATGAGTATTATTGATTTGCCTTTTTCCATTTCTCCTCTGGTGGCTGGGTTGATGATGGTGTTGTTGTATGGGCGTAATGATTGGTTTAATGGTTTGCTGGAATATCTTGATGTCAAGATTGTTTTTGCTCTTCCCGGCATGGTTTTAGCTACTATTTTTGTGACTCTGCCTTTTGTGGCGAGGGAAGTAATTCCTGTGTTGGAAGAGATTGGTAGTGAGCAGGAAGATGCGGCTCGAAGTTTAGGAGCAACTGATTTACAGATTTTTTGGAGGGTTACTCTGCCGGGCATTCGCTGGGGTTTACTTTATGGAGTTTTGCTGACTAATGCTCGGGCTGTGGGGGAATATGGTGCGATCGCTGTTGTTTCTGGCAATATTATCGGTAAAACAGCATCTTTACCTATATTTGTGGAGTTAGCTTACAAAAATTATCAAGCTCAATCAGCTTTTGCTGCTTCGGTGGTATTGGTATTGTTAGCTGTGGTTACTCTTATTGGTAAAGAAATTTTGGAATACTATACCAAAATTGATTAATTTTAAAATATAGCACTCTTAAATTAAGGTTTTATCCCTCTTAAATTATCCTAATAAAAGATAAATAAAGGGGCTTTTGTTCACAATATAAAAATATATATACAGATAAAAAAATGGGTATTATTATTAATGAGGTTAACAATAATTTTGGCAACTTTGAAGCTCTAAAAAATATTAATTTAGAAGTTAAAACTAATACTTTAGTTGCTTTATTAGGTCTTTATGGTTCAGGAAAATCTACTCTTTTGAGGGTAATTGCTGGTTTAGAAACCCCCGATAGTGGTCAAGTAATTATCAATGGAAAAGACACTACTAACCTTGATATTCGTAAAAGAAATATTGGTTTTGTATTTCAACATTATGCTTTATTTAGACATTTAACTATCAGGGAAAATATTGCTTTTGGGTTACAAATTCGTAAAGCGCCCTCCACCCAAATTAAAGAAAGAGTAGCTGAACTACTTGATTTAATTCAGTTAGAAGGTTTAGGCGACCGCTATTCCAGTCAATTATCGGGAGGACAAAGGCAGAGGGTAGCGTTGGCGCGCGCCTTGGCAGTACAACCTCAAGTTTTATTATTAGATGAACCGTTTGGGGCGCTGGATGCTAAGGTGAGAAAGGATTTAAGGGCGTGGCTAAGAAGATTACATGATGAAGTACATATTACCAGTGTCTTTGTAACTCACGATCAAGAGGAAGCTATGGAGGTGGCGGATGAAATCGTGGTAATGAATCATGGTGTTATTGAACAGATTGGCACACCTGCCCAAATTTATGATCATCCAACTTCGCCTTTCGTGATGAAATTTATTGGGGAAGTCAATATTTTACCTAGTAATTTGACATTATTTAATCAGAAAGATGAGCATAGTTCTGATATTTTTATTCGTCCTCATGATTTAGATATTTTACTAGAAAAAGATGAGTTGAGTATTCCTGTAAAAGTTAAAACAATTATTCATTTAGGGTCGGATATTCAAGTAGAATTATTCTCAGATGATAATTGGGAAATTACTGCTCATTTAAGTCGAGAAGAGTTTAAAAATCTTAATATTACTAAAGGTCAAATTGTTTACATCAAGCCTACTAAAACTCAAACTTTTAATGATACTCAAGTTTTATCAGTTCGCTAAGATGATGGTGGAGGGCGCTAATCCTCGTTTATAACTGCTTGTTTTTTATTTATTTCAAAAAATAAGGTTAGCCTACACCACAAAATACAAGTAACCAAAAAAAGGGCGGACATTGTCCACCCTCAAAAAATTAATCAAAATAACCAGATCACATTAAACAATAGCAGCCATTTTGACTTCACTATTGTTAAGCACCTCTTGTAACTCGTCAGCTTCAACGGTTTCTTTTTCTACCAACATTTGAGCTAATTTATCAAGAATCCCACGGTTTTCGACTAATACCTCTTTTGCCCTTTGGTAAGCGCGATCCACCAACTGCTTGACTTCCTCGTCAATGGTAGCGGCGGTAGTATCAGAAAAATCACGGTCAGAAGCAATATCACGACCCATAAACACATTACCATTTTGGCGACCCAACGCCACAGGTCCAAGACGATCACTCATACCAAAACGAGTAATCATCTGACGTGCAACCCTTGCCACTTGTTGTAAATCATTAGAAGCGCCCGTCGTCACTTCCTCCTCACCAAAGATAATTTCCTCAGCGATACGACCACCAAGAGCCACAGCCATTTGATTTTGCAAGTAAGAACGAGAATATAAACCAGATTCCATGCGATCTTCACTAGGAGTAAACCAAGTTAAACCGCCAGCGCGCCCCCGGGGAATGATACTAATTTTTTGGACAGGATCATAATCCGGCATCAGCGCCCCTACCAAAGCATGACCAGCTTCATGATAAGCCACTAAAGTCTTGCGTTTTTCGCTCATAACCCGATTTTTCTTCTCAGGACCAGCTAAAACCCGATCAATAGCATCATTAATCTCATCCATCGAGATTTCTGTGAGGTTGCGGCGCGCCGCTAAAATTGCCGCTTCATTGAGTAAATTAGAAAGGTCAGCGCCCGTAAAACCAGGAGTACGACGAGCAATTTTTTCCAAGTCCACATCTTTAGAAAGGGTTTTACCTTGAGCATGAACCCCTAAAATTTCCGAACGTCCAGCAAAATCAGGACGATCTACCACTACCTGACGATCAAAACGACCCGGACGTAATAAAGCAGAATCCAAGACATCAGGGCGGTTAGTAGCAGCCACAATGATGATTCCAGTATTACCCTCAAAACCATCCATTTCTGTCAACAACTGGTTAAGAGTTTGTTCTCTTTCATCATTACCGCCACCTAAACCAGCGCCCCTCTGACGACCAACAGCGTCAATCTCATCGATAAACACGATACAGGGAGCATTTTGCTTCGCTTGTTCAAATAAATCTCTTACCCGAGAAGCACCCACACCCACAAACATTTCCACAAATTCAGAACCAGAAATGCTGAAGAAAGGTACACCGGCTTCACCAGCAACGGCTTTGGCTAGTAAGGTTTTACCAGTACCCGGAGGTCCTACCAATAAAACTCCTTTCGGAATTTTTGCGCCAAGAGCAGTAAATCTTTCACCATTTTTCAAAAAGTCAACCACTTCCGTTAACTCTAACTTAGCTTGTTCAATACCGGCTACGTCAGCGAAAGTAACTTGAGTTTGAGGCTCCATTTGTACTCTTGCTTTGGATTTACCAAAATTCATCGCCTGAGAACCGGGTCCACTAGAAGCACGGCGCAGTAAGAAGAATAAACCGACTAACAATAATACTGGGAAAAAGAGACTACTTAAAGCTCTAAACCAGAAACCCTCATCACTTTGAGGTAATACAGCAATATCAACTTTATTGTCGGATAAAATATCAATTAACTGAGGATCATTGGGTAAATTAACTAAAAATCTTTGCCCATCTCTAGCTGTAGCCATAGCTTGAGTACGATCTGCACTTAATTGTACTCTTTCTACTTTATTGGTTTGTACTTCGTCAATAAATTGGCTATATTTCCAACTTGATTGCTCCCCTTGAGGGCGATCTAAAAATGCTGTGCCTAGGGCTACTACTACCACTGCTAAAATGGCATATAGTCCCACATTGCGCCACTTTTTATTATTTTTGCTCACTTTTTGGATAGCCTCCTATCTTATATATACTGATCTTATCAATCTGTCTTGATAATGCTTTATTTGAGCTTTTTTATTGTTATATCCTATGTTAACTTATGTTACGTTTTTTGCGGTTATTTCTCATGAAACAAGGGTAGGGTTTTCCTCACTAAGTGATTTATTATGGTATGAATGACGCAAAAGACATACTAATAAATTTATGCACCAAGAAACTTTAGAAACATGGCAACACTCTCATTATTTTATTTTGGATAGTCAAAAAAGTGAGAAAAAAACTCAAATAGTTATGGCTTTAACGGCTGTTACTATGGTTGTCGAAATTATAGCAGGGATGATTTTTGGTTCGATGGCTTTATTAGCTGATGGTTGGCACATGGCTACCCATGTGGGTGCTTTTGCCATTACTTTATTTACTTATCAGTATGCTCGTAAAAATCGCCATAATCCTCAATACACTTTTGGTACTGGTAAAGTAGGAGTTTTAGGAGGTTTTGCCAATGCTGTTGCTTTAGGAATAATTGCCCTAATAATGATTTTGGAGTCGGGAATGCGTCTGTTTAATCCCAATGCTATTCAATTTAATGAAGCTATTATCGTGGCAATTATTGGTTTAATTATTAATTTAATTAGTGCTTTTTTACTACAAGATGATCACCATGATCATCACGATCACGATCATCATCATGATCTCAATCTCCAAGCTGCTTATATTCATGTACTCGCAGATGCTTTAACGTCAGTTTTAGCCATCGTAGCCTTATTTACGGGTAAATATCTTGATTGGGTATGGATGGATGCCATTATGGGGGTGGTGGGCGCTGGAGTTATCGCTAAATGGGCTTATGGCTTGATTCAGGATACAGGATTGATTTTACTTGATGGAGTAACTGATAAAAAAGTTCGATTAATGATCATTGATGCCATTGAAGCTGATGCTGACAATCAAGTCGCTGACTTTCATCTTTGGTATTTAAGTCAAGATGATTTATCCGTCATGATTTCTGTCGTCACCCACTATCCTCAATCTCCTGAACATTATAAAAAATTACTACAACATATTCCTAAACTTAGTCACGTTTTGATTGAGGTGAATCATTGTGATCCTGATCGTTCCTTTCAACAAGTTTAACTTACCAATCAAAAAATTAATTATCTAAACCACTTTTATATTTGATAATTTTGCGACAAGCGTTAATTACATCAATTAAAGAAGCCTGATCTTTATTCTTGGACATAAATGATTTTACTACTTTTTAAAATCTCTTGTTTTCGTAGCCAATTTTCACTGTTTTCGACTGATTTTCGATTAACTAAATCAACTTTGTTATTCAAAATTAGAGTTAATTCTTCTTTCATTTTTACACGGTCAAATAAACTCCAGTCAGCATGATCAGAAAATTTAACCAAACAATCAACATCACTATGAGCATTGAAATCATCTCTTAAAACGGAACCAAAAACAGCAAATTCAACTATGTTCCATTTTTGACAAAATTTGGCAATTTTTGCTAGGGGAACATCCAAATTTTTGCAGTAAGTTATCGTCATTTACCTTGATCTGTTCTAAATACAATAACTATTATATTTTGCTTAATTAATTTTTTGACCTCTAATCATTAACTGAATGCCTAAAGCCGTTAAACCCACTGTCACCATAACAAATACAAAAGTTGCCATGGTGGTAATACCCATGATCAATGTTCGCACGGTGGAAGCAATGCGCACTGCCATGGGATTATCAAAAGTAATCGGTAAATCCATATAGGTTTGTATTACTGATTTTGTTAGTAAATAAGCGCCCACCGCCAATGCCCCTGATATTCCAGCGCCCGTAAAACACCGTAGGGGCGTAATTTCTTCTTGGTTTTCTTCTGGTTGTAGGTTTTTTTGTTCTGATTCTGTCATTTTTTTATTTTTTAATGTGGTGATATTAGCTTAAAAAATCAGTAAGAGCTAATCTAATTTGTTCTAAACGACGACGGTTAACCCCTAAATCTGATTCTCCCAGACGGGCGCTGGCTCTCATTTTAATTATTTTTTGCCCTTCTGGAAAATAAAATTCTGTATCGTCAGCAAATCCCATAATCTTACTGGTGGATTTAATGCGAATATAGTTATCTTTTTCTGCCACAATTTCCGTATTTGGTACAACTGTCAATACTTTTAACAGCGCCCCTCGCACTTCTTCCATCGCTCCGTCATATGCAATTGGCTCAATATAATGTTCTGTATCACCACTATCAGTAATTACACAATTCGGAGTTTTGGGGCAGGGGGCTAAATGTTGATTCTGTACCCCTAAATTTTGCGGTGGTTGCCCTTCAATGTGAAAAATTGAAGCAAAAGGGGTAAAAAAGAGGAGGAGGGCGCTGAGAAAAGAAATAAAAGAAATAATCATGGTTATAGTTTATGAAATTACCGTCAATTTGATTACAGAATGAGAAATTAGCTTATGATAATGTTACCTTGTTTTAATGGTAAAAATCATAAAATTGCCCCATGACTGAAAGAATTTTAGAAATTCAAGACCTAACGGTAAGTTTTGATGGATTTAAAGCACTTAATAATCTCAATTTTCATCTCGATAAAGGGGAATTGAGAGTGATTATCGGTCCAAATGGTGCTGGAAAAACCACCTTTTTAGATGTAATTACAGGGAAAGTAAAACCTACTAAAGGAAGAGTTTTATTTAAAGGGAAAGACTTAAAAAAACACCGTGAACACACCATTGCTATTATGGGCATTGGCAGAAAATTTCAAACTCCTAGGATATATCTTAACTTAACTGTTAGAGAAAATTTAGACTTAGTAATTAATAAGAAAAAAAATGTTTTAGCCACCCTTTTTTCTAAAACAAAAAAAGAAGATCAAGAAGCCATTATTCGTTTACTAGAAACCATTGGTTTAAATACAAAAGCTAATTTAAAAGCTCTCTGGCTGTCAATTCTCCTTTCTCGTTTCTCGTCATTAGTGCGTTAAGACGTTCCTGCATTTGAAGACTAGGACGAAAATTCAGTATTTCTTCTGGGGTTGGCTTACTAGCTAAAAAATTAAGAATATAATGATAAATCTTCGCAGGAAGTGGGGGTTGTTGCAAACTTAACGCTAAAAATTCGGGAAGACTATCACCAATTTCTAATAATTGTTGTGATAATTCATCGGAGATTTCTAAAGTAATTTTTGCCATATAATTTCTTCACAATTTGCAATTTAAGATAAATTCATTCTAAGTCAGTTTGATTAGATTCGGGCGAGAAGCCCGAAATCCAGTAGTGTAGTATTTAAATTAGAAAGAGAAAGTAGTACGAATTGTCCCAATTACTAACGCTGAGTTATTAGTGTCATTGTTAGGATTTGTCACTACTACCACACCCGGGGTAACACTAATTCGATCCGATAAAGCATACTGATAAAATGCCTCAATGTGATAAGACTCACTATCATCAGTTAAACCAATTTCATTGGTGGCAAAACTTGTACCTGATAATTTCGGTTGTTGTCCAATAATAACTCCTCCTAGATTGCCTTCTCGGAATAAGTCAGGAAAACCGAGACTAACTGCCCAATAGTATAAGTCTGCGTTACCTGTCGATAGTTGATTATTGTTAACATCCACAAAAGTATTTAGGGTAGAAACATTGGTTAAACCTCCCCAACCACCGAGAACAAATTTAGGATTTAAACGCCATGACATACTGAGGGCATAGGTATCATGGGTGGTATTAACGTTTTCTACTACATCCCTAAATTGACCACTGTAGGCGCTAATTTCGGAGGTATTGTAACCGCGCCCGTAAGCCAAGGCTAGGGTAAAATTATCGCTAGGATTAAACCCAAGTTGAGCGATGGCACCATATCCACCATCAAATAAACCGTTACCATCAGTAGGTGAAGCGCCCTCCGACGCTAAATAACCCAGACTCCAGTTAAATCGCTCCCCGAGGTTACCTGTTAATCCTAAACCAGCGCCCCCCCCCTGATAATAAACGAGGTTGCGAGTACCAAAACCGGATAAAGCACCGCTGCCACCGTCACCATCAAGAATGCTAACGGTATCGGTAAAGTCATCAAAAGCGCCCCCAGCGCCCTCCACCAAAACATCCACAGCACCGAGAGGAAAACGATAATTAAGCACTTCTAAACCAACGTCATTGCCTTCTGGTTGGGCAAAAGCAAGACTAGCTTGGGCAGTGTCGGCAGTGTCGGCAAAGTCAGGAAAATTACCCGTAGCTAGGCGCACGAATAACTCGTCTTTTCCTGTAAAACTGGTAGCTAATTCTAAACGGGTGCGATTACCGAATACAGGCACTCTAGGAATTTCTGTCGCACCGCTATTTGTTTGCCCTGCTACAATACTACTTAAACCAAAAATGACTTCCCCTGCTAATTTGGTGGTAGTGGAGAATTGATGATCTTCTAAAAATGCCACTTTTCCTTCTAAGCTATCCACACGGGCGCCGAGGGTAGATAATTCCGTTTCAAACTCTCCTAATAATCTTCTCAGGGTAGCTAAATCCCCATCACCCACACCACCACCGCCGGGAGTGCTAACTAATCTTTCGATTTGTTGCATACAGGCATTTAAACCGGCTGCAAATTCATAACGACTCAAGGCACGATTACCCCGAAAAGTACGATCTGGGTATCCAGCGATACAGCCATATCTTTCTACTAAGTTTCTGAGCGCTTCATAAGCCCAATCCGTGGGAGATACGTCACTTAATTGTGACACAGATGTAACTTGATTTTGCTGACTTTGTTCTAATTCCTGCAAAATAGCTTCATTTGCTAATATCTCTGTGGCAGGGTGGAGGGCGCTGAATCCTAACGTTACAGTGCCTAAACCCAATTTAATAATGTTTTTTTTCACTCCTCTATTTTCCCTTCACTAATTTCAAAAATGATAATCAAAATCATTACAACCTTAGAATTACAAACAATTTATGTTCTAACTTTCAATACCCTTTGGGGGCATAGGGGAGACAGGGAGACACGGAAGCAAGGGGAGACAGGGAGATACGGAAGCAAGGGGAGACAGGGAGATACGGAAGCAAGGGGAGATAATCAATTATTCATTATTATCCATTATCCATTTACACTCTGCCTCGTAACATCATTGCCATTTCATTACGAATGGGTGATTTTTCGAGGGCTGTTTCTTCGGTAATGCGACCTTCTTGATAGAGATTAAATAATGATTTATTCATGGTCATCATGCCGTCAAATTCTCCTTCATCCATTAAAACGGTAATTTCATCGTATTTGTTACTCAAAATATAATCCTTTACTGTCTCGGTATTAATTAAAATATCGTGATAAGCTGCCCTTTTTCCATCTGTGGTACGACATAACCCTTGAGCGATAATACTAACTAAAGATTCGGCAATGGCACTACGCATGGCTGGTTGTTCATCAGCACTATACAGGGTGAAAATACGTTCTAAGGTTTTAACGGCGCTGTTGGTGTGTAGTGTACCCATGACTAAGTGACCTGTCTGAGCTGCTTTCAGGGCTGTATTAACGGTTTCTTTATCTCGCATTTCCCCCACTAGAATGATGTCAGGGTCTTCCCGTAGGGAGGCTTTGAGGGCGTTATCAAATTTTTGGGTATGAACTCCTACTTCCCTTTGTTTAATTAGGGATTTACGACTTTTGTGGACAAATTCCACAGGGTCTTCAATGGTGATAATATTTTTACTCTGTTCACTATTGATATAGTCAATCATAGCGGCTAGGGTCGTGGATTTACCAGACCCAGTTGGTCCGGTAATGAGAATTAGTCCTTTGTGAGCTTCGCAGACATCTTTAAACACCTGAGGAAGTTTGAGTTGTTCGAGACTGAGAATTTTCAGGGGAATTAGACGTAATACCATTGCTGGACCTGTGAGGGTATCAAAAATATTAATCCTGATCCTTGCGAAGTCGTATTGAGTCGCTCCGTCAAATTCTAATTCGTTTTTAAATTTTTGGATGTCTTTATCATCAAGAATTTCTCTTAACCAACTCATGAAGGTATTAACATCAATTTCTGGGTATTGCTCAAGGGTTAATATTTCCCCTCTATCTCGCATTCTAATGGATTCCCTCACCCCTAAATGTAAGTCTGAGTAGCCATTGTCGTAGGCGATGCGGATTAATTCTTCTAGGGATGGTTGCCCCGGCGCCCGTGCCACAGGGGGAGATAATGGTACATAAGTAGAGCGCTGGGGAGTGGGAGGGCGCTGGGAAGCACGAGCCATAGGCGATCCCATTTTTACGTCAGTTTCTTCTCTTTCACGACTAACGGTAGTGCTTTCGGCATGGCGTGGGGGAAATGGGTTTTTACCTAGTGGCACGGCAAGGGGAGTTCTCATTTGGGTTGCCTCTTGCAATTCTGGCATGGCTGAGGGGCGCTGATTCAGAGGGGGCATTTGTTGACCCGGGTTGATTTGGGTAACGTCACTAGCCTCGTCATCATCGTCAAAGGATGGCGGTTGTGCTATTTTTTGATCTCTTTTGATGCCCCCCGGAGGGCTAAGAGGTGGCATTTTTCCTAAACTTACTCTAGTTTGTTCGTCTTCTTCGGTGTTTCTTTGGGTAACGGTGGGGGGCGCTAGGGGAGGTAATGGTAAGGGTTTTCTTGGTCTGTCTGCGGAGTTAGTCATAGCTTTTACGCTAATAATATTTAGATTTTATCTTATCAAAAAATTGAGGTTTTAATGGCTCTTTTACTTTCGATATGATAAATTATGCCTTAAAAAAGGTGTCAGGTATTGGGTGTCAGGTATTAGGTGAAATGCCAACAATTGTCCATTATTAAATACTGTCTTGGACGGCACGATGTAAGATGGAGTGACGATACACTAATTCGTTAATATCTTTGGCATAACCACCGCCAATAACACAAGCTACGGGATAACCCCTAGCAAGACAATTACTAATTACTAATCTTTCTCGGCGATATAATCCCGTATTGGTTAAGCATAGTTTACCTAGTTTATCTTCTCTGTGAGTGTCCACTCCAGCATCATAAATTACTAAATCTGGTTTAATTTCAGTTAATAAGTCTTCGAGGTGATAGGCTAATATTTGCAAGTAACCATCATCATCTAACCCTACAGGTAAAGGTATATCTAAATCGCTGATTTG
The sequence above is drawn from the Cyanobacterium sp. T60_A2020_053 genome and encodes:
- a CDS encoding DUF3082 domain-containing protein — protein: MTESEQKNLQPEENQEEITPLRCFTGAGISGALAVGAYLLTKSVIQTYMDLPITFDNPMAVRIASTVRTLIMGITTMATFVFVMVTVGLTALGIQLMIRGQKIN
- a CDS encoding DUF1499 domain-containing protein, whose product is MIISFISFLSALLLFFTPFASIFHIEGQPPQNLGVQNQHLAPCPKTPNCVITDSGDTEHYIEPIAYDGAMEEVRGALLKVLTVVPNTEIVAEKDNYIRIKSTSKIMGFADDTEFYFPEGQKIIKMRASARLGESDLGVNRRRLEQIRLALTDFLS
- the ftsH3 gene encoding ATP-dependent zinc metalloprotease FtsH3, with translation MSKNNKKWRNVGLYAILAVVVVALGTAFLDRPQGEQSSWKYSQFIDEVQTNKVERVQLSADRTQAMATARDGQRFLVNLPNDPQLIDILSDNKVDIAVLPQSDEGFWFRALSSLFFPVLLLVGLFFLLRRASSGPGSQAMNFGKSKARVQMEPQTQVTFADVAGIEQAKLELTEVVDFLKNGERFTALGAKIPKGVLLVGPPGTGKTLLAKAVAGEAGVPFFSISGSEFVEMFVGVGASRVRDLFEQAKQNAPCIVFIDEIDAVGRQRGAGLGGGNDEREQTLNQLLTEMDGFEGNTGIIIVAATNRPDVLDSALLRPGRFDRQVVVDRPDFAGRSEILGVHAQGKTLSKDVDLEKIARRTPGFTGADLSNLLNEAAILAARRNLTEISMDEINDAIDRVLAGPEKKNRVMSEKRKTLVAYHEAGHALVGALMPDYDPVQKISIIPRGRAGGLTWFTPSEDRMESGLYSRSYLQNQMAVALGGRIAEEIIFGEEEVTTGASNDLQQVARVARQMITRFGMSDRLGPVALGRQNGNVFMGRDIASDRDFSDTTAATIDEEVKQLVDRAYQRAKEVLVENRGILDKLAQMLVEKETVEADELQEVLNNSEVKMAAIV
- a CDS encoding carbohydrate porin — translated: MKKNIIKLGLGTVTLGFSALHPATEILANEAILQELEQSQQNQVTSVSQLSDVSPTDWAYEALRNLVERYGCIAGYPDRTFRGNRALSRYEFAAGLNACMQQIERLVSTPGGGGVGDGDLATLRRLLGEFETELSTLGARVDSLEGKVAFLEDHQFSTTTKLAGEVIFGLSSIVAGQTNSGATEIPRVPVFGNRTRLELATSFTGKDELFVRLATGNFPDFADTADTAQASLAFAQPEGNDVGLEVLNYRFPLGAVDVLVEGAGGAFDDFTDTVSILDGDGGSGALSGFGTRNLVYYQGGGAGLGLTGNLGERFNWSLGYLASEGASPTDGNGLFDGGYGAIAQLGFNPSDNFTLALAYGRGYNTSEISAYSGQFRDVVENVNTTHDTYALSMSWRLNPKFVLGGWGGLTNVSTLNTFVDVNNNQLSTGNADLYYWAVSLGFPDLFREGNLGGVIIGQQPKLSGTSFATNEIGLTDDSESYHIEAFYQYALSDRISVTPGVVVVTNPNNDTNNSALVIGTIRTTFSF
- a CDS encoding ATP-binding cassette domain-containing protein: MTERILEIQDLTVSFDGFKALNNLNFHLDKGELRVIIGPNGAGKTTFLDVITGKVKPTKGRVLFKGKDLKKHREHTIAIMGIGRKFQTPRIYLNLTVRENLDLVINKKKNVLATLFSKTKKEDQEAIIRLLETIGLNTKANLKALWLSILLSRFSSLVR
- the cysW gene encoding sulfate ABC transporter permease subunit CysW; translated protein: MQTIKNLNTGKNWVILIVFIYLGLILLIPAISVFYEAFKQGVPTFFEAIQQREFIQAIWLTVILSVFSVPLNTVFGLCAAWVIARNRFRGKALLMSIIDLPFSISPLVAGLMMVLLYGRNDWFNGLLEYLDVKIVFALPGMVLATIFVTLPFVAREVIPVLEEIGSEQEDAARSLGATDLQIFWRVTLPGIRWGLLYGVLLTNARAVGEYGAIAVVSGNIIGKTASLPIFVELAYKNYQAQSAFAASVVLVLLAVVTLIGKEILEYYTKID
- a CDS encoding nucleotidyltransferase domain-containing protein, translated to MTITYCKNLDVPLAKIAKFCQKWNIVEFAVFGSVLRDDFNAHSDVDCLVKFSDHADWSLFDRVKMKEELTLILNNKVDLVNRKSVENSENWLRKQEILKSSKIIYVQE
- a CDS encoding sulfate/molybdate ABC transporter ATP-binding protein — translated: MGIIINEVNNNFGNFEALKNINLEVKTNTLVALLGLYGSGKSTLLRVIAGLETPDSGQVIINGKDTTNLDIRKRNIGFVFQHYALFRHLTIRENIAFGLQIRKAPSTQIKERVAELLDLIQLEGLGDRYSSQLSGGQRQRVALARALAVQPQVLLLDEPFGALDAKVRKDLRAWLRRLHDEVHITSVFVTHDQEEAMEVADEIVVMNHGVIEQIGTPAQIYDHPTSPFVMKFIGEVNILPSNLTLFNQKDEHSSDIFIRPHDLDILLEKDELSIPVKVKTIIHLGSDIQVELFSDDNWEITAHLSREEFKNLNITKGQIVYIKPTKTQTFNDTQVLSVR
- a CDS encoding PilT/PilU family type 4a pilus ATPase translates to MTNSADRPRKPLPLPPLAPPTVTQRNTEEDEQTRVSLGKMPPLSPPGGIKRDQKIAQPPSFDDDDEASDVTQINPGQQMPPLNQRPSAMPELQEATQMRTPLAVPLGKNPFPPRHAESTTVSREREETDVKMGSPMARASQRPPTPQRSTYVPLSPPVARAPGQPSLEELIRIAYDNGYSDLHLGVRESIRMRDRGEILTLEQYPEIDVNTFMSWLREILDDKDIQKFKNELEFDGATQYDFARIRINIFDTLTGPAMVLRLIPLKILSLEQLKLPQVFKDVCEAHKGLILITGPTGSGKSTTLAAMIDYINSEQSKNIITIEDPVEFVHKSRKSLIKQREVGVHTQKFDNALKASLREDPDIILVGEMRDKETVNTALKAAQTGHLVMGTLHTNSAVKTLERIFTLYSADEQPAMRSAIAESLVSIIAQGLCRTTDGKRAAYHDILINTETVKDYILSNKYDEITVLMDEGEFDGMMTMNKSLFNLYQEGRITEETALEKSPIRNEMAMMLRGRV
- the dmeF gene encoding CDF family Co(II)/Ni(II) efflux transporter DmeF, producing the protein MHQETLETWQHSHYFILDSQKSEKKTQIVMALTAVTMVVEIIAGMIFGSMALLADGWHMATHVGAFAITLFTYQYARKNRHNPQYTFGTGKVGVLGGFANAVALGIIALIMILESGMRLFNPNAIQFNEAIIVAIIGLIINLISAFLLQDDHHDHHDHDHHHDLNLQAAYIHVLADALTSVLAIVALFTGKYLDWVWMDAIMGVVGAGVIAKWAYGLIQDTGLILLDGVTDKKVRLMIIDAIEADADNQVADFHLWYLSQDDLSVMISVVTHYPQSPEHYKKLLQHIPKLSHVLIEVNHCDPDRSFQQV